Proteins found in one Gopherus flavomarginatus isolate rGopFla2 chromosome 18, rGopFla2.mat.asm, whole genome shotgun sequence genomic segment:
- the ATF5 gene encoding cyclic AMP-dependent transcription factor ATF-5, translating to MSMLAALTLDREKTPLPASALSWRAEFLKIPGHYEPMPGATDGRYAHGTEAMMLAGDGFSDWMTERVDFSSLLMESGDPSLPSPPLPDLEAMASLLKKELEQMEDYFLEESLSPGLGLDQVAPSTPPSHQPAFHFPFGDGSGPAGSYPPFSSDNPTPLQTLDSGCLELLSLYGAGVPGECPGQGLLEECASSPAAKRSRPSPLEQPAAPCGLALPQQKGDRKQKKRDQNKTAALRYRQRKRAEYEALDDECQGLEARNRELKEKADSIEREIQYVKDLLIEVYKARSQRLRAQTPPHVYSMACKSEGEGL from the exons ATGTCAATGCTGGCAGCACTGACCCTGGACCGGGAGAAGACTCCGCTCCCAGCTAGTGCCCTCTCCTGGAGGGCCGAGTTCCTCAAGATCCCTGGCCACTATGAGCCCATGCCAGGGGCCACGGATGGGCGCTATGCCCATGGCACAGAGGCAATGATGCTGGCAG GCGATGGCTTCTCAGACTGGATGACGGAGAGGGTGGACTTCTCCTCTCTCCTGATGGAGTCAGGGGACCCATCGCTGCCCTCACCCCCGCTGCCCGACCTGGAGGCCATGGCCTCCCTCCTGAAGAAGGAGCTGGAGCAGATGGAGGACTACTTCCTGGAGGAGTCACTATCCCCTGGGCTGGGCCTGGACCAGGTAGCTCCCAGCACACCACCTTCACACCAGCCTGCCTTCCACTTCCCCTTTGGGGATGGGAGTGGGCCAGCAGGATCCTACCCACCCTTCAGCTCTGACAATCCCACACCACTGCAGACCCTTGACTCGGGCTGCCTGGAGCTCCTCAGCCTGTATGGGGCAGGGGTGCCTGGGGAGTGCCCTGGCCAGGGCCTGCTGGAGGAGTGTGCCAGTAGCCCAGCAGCCAAGCGCAGCAGGCCAAGCCCCTTGGAGCAGCCAGCAGCCCCCTGTGGGCTAGCCCTGCCCCAGCAAAAGGGGGATCGTAAGCAAAAGAAGCGAGACCAGAACAAGACAGCAGCACTGCGGTACCGGCAGCGGAAGCGAGCTGAGTATGAGGCACTGGATGATGAGTGCCAGGGCCTGGAGGCCAGGAACCGTGAGCTCAAGGAGAAGGCAGACTCCATTGAGCGAGAGATCCAGTATGTCAAGGACTTGCTCATTGAGGTCTACAAGGCCCGGAGCCAGAGGCTCCGAGCCCAAACTCCACCCCATGTCTACAGCATGGCCTGTAAGTCAGAGGGAGAGGGGCTCTGA